In one Nicotiana tomentosiformis chromosome 6, ASM39032v3, whole genome shotgun sequence genomic region, the following are encoded:
- the LOC138894688 gene encoding uncharacterized protein — protein sequence MAIFTDMVERFVKVFMDDFIVFGPSFDEFLTNLAKVLSRCEETNLVLNWKKYNFMVREGIVLRYKVSKDGLEVDKANVEAIEKFPPPISVKGVRSLQGHAGFYHRFIKDFSKISSPLCMLLEKDVPLKFNDAFLKVFEELKKKLVIAPIIKFDLEIRDCKGIENQVADHLSRLETRNHEPEGNVIKETFPDEQLFPITVGEVPWYVDFVNYLASGEMPPDLEPYAKKKFLRDVSGCKYIFVAVDYVSKWVEAIAIPTNDAKVVVNFVKKHIFTRFDTPRVMISDGSTHFCNKLLDNVLAQYGVKHMVSTAYHPQTSGKDWAAKLDDALWAYRTAYKTPIGTSPYKVVYGKSCHLPVELEHKAYWAIKKLNVDAELEGIKRVMQLNELDEFRLHAYENAKLYKEKTKR from the exons atggctattttcaccgatatggtggaacgGTTTGTGAAggtttttatggatgattttatAGTGTTTGGTCCTTCTTTTGATGAATTCTTGACCAATCTTGCTAAAGTGCTTTCCAGGTGTGAGGAGACTAATCTGGTACTGAATTGGAAAAAGTACAAttttatggtacgtgaaggtatagtgctGAGGTACAAGGTGTCCAAAGATGGACTGGAAGTTGACAAAGCTAATGTGGAAGCAATTGAAAAGTTTCCACCACCGATTTCAGTAAAAGGAGTTAGGAGTTTACAGGGACATGCAGGATTTTATCAccgatttataaaggatttctcaaaaatttcttctcctttgtgcatGTTGTTAGAGAAGGATGTGCCGTTAAAGTTTAACGATGCTTTTCTGAAAGTATTCGAGGAGTTGAAAAAGAAGTTAGTGATTGCACCAATCATA aaatttgatttggagattCGAGACTGTAAAGGAATagagaatcaagtggctgatcacctATCCAGGTTAGAAACTCGAAATCATGAACCTGAGGGAAATGTCATCAAGGAAACATTCCCAGATGAGCAATTGTTTCCCATTACCGttggggaggtgccatggtatgTAGATTTTGTGAACTATCTGGCAAGTGGAGAGATGCCTCCTGATCTTGAACCTTATGCTAAAAAGAAGTTCTTGCGAGATGTGAG TGGGTGTAAGTACATTTTCGTGGCCGTTGACTATGTGtcgaagtgggtggaggccattgctatTCCTACCAATGATGCCAAGGTTGTGGTCAACTTTGTGAAAAAACATATCTTTACAAGGTTCGACACTCCAAGAGTGATGATTAGTGATGGGAGCACCCATTTCTGTAACAAGCTCTTGGACAATGTCTTAGCGCAATATGGGGTCAAACATATGGTTTCAACCGCTTACCATCCTCAGACTAGTGG GAAAGATTGGGCTGCAaagcttgatgatgctctatgggcatACCGGACTGCCTACAAAACACCAATCGGAACCTCCCCTTACAAGGTAGTTTATGGGAAGTCATGCCATttaccggtggaacttgagcacaaggcctatTGGGCGATAAAGAAGCTGAACGTTGATGCAGAATTAGAGGGTATAAAACGGGTGATGCAAttgaacgagcttgatgagtttcgcttGCATGCGTATGAGAATGCCaagttatataaagaaaagaccaagcgctag